In Paenibacillus sonchi, a single genomic region encodes these proteins:
- the ftsX gene encoding permease-like cell division protein FtsX, producing MSFKTFLRHVREGFKNVFRNGWMSVASITSIVVSLFVLGVFILLVLNVNAIADKADSQVQINVHLTLNTDQKMRETLENEIGSMPEVSKVEFVSKEQGLKEFREDMGPDAAELLEGFDEDNNPLPDKLLVEVIQPTTVPFVAEKIEALNKTHEEKPIYKVNYGKGSVETLFKVTKAVRNIGFIFVAGLALMSMFLISNTIRVTILARRKEIGIMKLVGATNYFIRWPFFIEGALIGLIGSLVTSGALYAGYSSLVSSVQGDPMLGLQLIPFQDIWVLLCGLLVGLGVLIGIWGSTVSIRKFLKV from the coding sequence ATGAGTTTTAAAACCTTCTTGCGGCATGTGCGGGAAGGCTTCAAAAACGTATTCCGCAACGGCTGGATGTCGGTGGCTTCCATCACTTCCATTGTCGTCTCCCTATTCGTGCTTGGTGTCTTTATATTGCTTGTGCTTAATGTCAACGCTATCGCCGACAAAGCGGACAGCCAGGTGCAGATCAACGTGCATCTGACACTGAATACCGACCAGAAGATGCGTGAAACGCTGGAGAATGAGATCGGCAGCATGCCGGAGGTCAGCAAGGTGGAGTTCGTCTCCAAGGAGCAGGGGCTGAAGGAATTCCGCGAGGATATGGGGCCGGATGCCGCCGAGCTGCTCGAAGGCTTTGATGAAGATAATAACCCGCTGCCGGATAAGCTGCTCGTGGAAGTCATTCAGCCTACGACGGTTCCGTTTGTGGCGGAGAAGATAGAAGCGCTTAACAAGACTCATGAAGAGAAGCCGATTTACAAAGTGAATTATGGCAAAGGCTCGGTGGAAACGCTCTTCAAGGTAACGAAGGCAGTACGCAACATCGGATTTATTTTTGTAGCGGGACTGGCACTCATGTCGATGTTTCTGATCTCCAATACGATCCGGGTGACGATCCTTGCCCGCCGCAAGGAGATTGGCATTATGAAGCTGGTGGGTGCGACGAATTATTTTATCCGCTGGCCCTTCTTTATTGAAGGAGCGCTGATCGGGCTGATCGGCTCACTGGTTACCTCGGGGGCGCTTTATGCAGGCTACAGCAGTCTCGTGTCCTCTGTCCAGGGAGACCCGATGCTGGGGCTGCAGCTGATTCCTTTCCAGGATATCTGGGTTCTGCTCTGCGGGCTGCTTGTCGGCCTGGGAGTGCTGATCGGTATATGGGGAAGTACCGTATCGATCCGCAAGTTCCTCAAAGTGTAG
- the ftsE gene encoding cell division ATP-binding protein FtsE has protein sequence MIEMQDVWKTYSNGTHALQGVSVKIDRNEFVYVVGPSGAGKSTFMKLIYREEMPTKGQISVGGFNIGKLKPRKIPYVRRNIGVIFQDFRLLPKLTAYENVAFAMEVIEAPKKVIKKRVPEVLELVGLRSKANREPSQLSGGEQQRIAIARAIVNNPSVIIADEPTGNLDPETSWGIMQLLDEINFRGTTIVMATHNRDIVNKMRKRVLAIENGNIVRDQVRGEYGYEF, from the coding sequence GTGATTGAAATGCAGGATGTGTGGAAGACCTATTCGAACGGAACCCATGCGCTCCAGGGCGTATCCGTCAAGATTGACCGCAATGAATTCGTCTATGTCGTCGGACCGTCCGGCGCCGGTAAATCAACGTTCATGAAATTAATTTATAGAGAAGAAATGCCAACCAAAGGACAAATTTCGGTAGGCGGGTTCAATATAGGCAAGCTGAAGCCGCGCAAAATTCCCTATGTCCGCCGCAATATCGGGGTGATCTTCCAGGATTTCCGCCTGCTGCCGAAGCTCACGGCCTATGAGAATGTTGCGTTTGCGATGGAGGTCATCGAGGCTCCGAAGAAAGTGATCAAGAAACGTGTTCCTGAAGTGCTCGAATTAGTGGGCCTGCGCAGCAAGGCGAACCGTGAGCCCTCTCAGCTGTCCGGCGGGGAGCAGCAGCGGATTGCAATCGCCCGGGCAATTGTCAACAACCCTTCTGTCATCATTGCGGACGAGCCTACCGGCAACCTGGACCCTGAAACCTCGTGGGGAATCATGCAGCTGCTGGACGAAATTAATTTTCGCGGGACAACCATTGTGATGGCGACTCACAACAGGGATATCGTCAACAAAATGCGCAAGCGGGTCCTGGCTATCGAGAACGGAAATATCGTCAGAGACCAAGTGAGAGGGGAATATGGTTATGAGTTTTAA
- a CDS encoding VanW family protein gives MKKIHAALIALISLILAGSLVAGGLHLYGSQQTLPPKTLVAGWDVGGMEIADVRAGLATRLQALEAVPLVLKAEPNTKLTVTLRQAGMTYEAEEFLQGLNTLTEGGLLERVRARWSFPRSWELRAHLDLTQLQKSLSPDWEKETFGVPVDAVRRITADDRVVYTPEKTTYEVDWRALELALQAVVPLTLHNADSLKGKQIMLEVPLSIRQPEVTLKILKEQGIERKISQFSTSLGASGPGRTFNVQAAAAAVNGTLLPPGAVFDYGKAIQKAQADTGFREAPVIVNGRLQPGVGGGICQVSSTLYNAALRSGLEIVERRNHSLPVNYLPKGQDATFSEGNINFRFRNNTGKSLIIHAAVQGRTLTVKLFGTFPKNVTFLVQSRTVELLAPADKYVSDPSLPRGGTRVIQNGKTGYIVETYITRLVDGKAVEKKLLSRDTYYAQKRIIAINQGGMGKSIQPDSRKQPLVEDGVRGDCSQCAWRLPVSMLYPASHQKGGQDNHSPAAFLP, from the coding sequence ATGAAAAAAATCCATGCCGCCCTCATTGCCCTGATCAGCCTGATTCTGGCCGGCTCCCTTGTAGCCGGAGGACTTCATTTATATGGCAGCCAGCAGACACTCCCCCCAAAAACCCTTGTCGCCGGCTGGGACGTCGGGGGTATGGAAATAGCCGACGTACGTGCGGGACTAGCCACCAGACTGCAGGCGCTCGAGGCGGTTCCTTTGGTGCTGAAGGCAGAGCCTAACACCAAGCTCACGGTTACGCTGCGGCAGGCAGGCATGACGTATGAGGCAGAGGAATTTCTGCAGGGACTGAATACGCTCACCGAAGGCGGACTGCTGGAACGGGTGCGCGCGCGCTGGAGTTTTCCCCGCAGCTGGGAGCTCAGGGCACATCTGGATCTGACACAGCTGCAGAAAAGTCTGAGTCCAGACTGGGAAAAAGAAACCTTTGGCGTCCCCGTTGACGCTGTACGGCGCATCACCGCAGATGACCGTGTGGTATACACGCCTGAGAAGACCACCTATGAGGTAGACTGGCGTGCGTTGGAGCTTGCCCTGCAGGCGGTAGTCCCTCTTACCCTCCACAATGCCGACAGCCTTAAGGGCAAACAGATCATGCTTGAAGTTCCGCTCAGCATCCGGCAGCCGGAGGTCACGCTGAAAATCCTGAAGGAGCAGGGCATTGAGCGAAAAATTTCACAGTTCAGCACCTCCCTCGGGGCAAGCGGCCCCGGCCGCACCTTCAATGTCCAGGCGGCCGCCGCAGCCGTCAACGGCACCCTTCTGCCTCCGGGTGCAGTCTTCGATTACGGCAAGGCCATCCAGAAGGCCCAGGCTGACACCGGCTTCCGGGAAGCACCGGTGATCGTCAACGGCAGGCTGCAGCCTGGGGTAGGCGGAGGGATCTGCCAGGTATCCAGCACGCTGTATAACGCCGCCCTGCGTTCAGGGCTCGAAATCGTGGAGCGGCGCAACCATTCCCTGCCGGTTAATTATCTGCCCAAAGGACAGGATGCTACCTTCTCTGAAGGCAACATCAACTTCCGCTTCCGCAACAACACCGGCAAATCTCTGATTATCCATGCCGCCGTCCAAGGCCGCACCTTAACCGTGAAGCTGTTCGGCACGTTCCCGAAGAATGTCACCTTCCTGGTCCAGTCCCGGACAGTGGAGCTGCTTGCACCCGCCGACAAATATGTGAGTGACCCTTCGCTCCCGCGCGGAGGCACACGGGTGATCCAGAACGGAAAAACCGGCTATATCGTTGAAACTTACATCACCCGGCTCGTTGACGGCAAAGCCGTAGAGAAGAAGCTGCTCTCCCGGGACACCTATTACGCGCAAAAACGCATCATCGCCATCAACCAGGGCGGCATGGGCAAGTCGATCCAGCCCGATTCCCGCAAGCAGCCTCTGGTGGAGGATGGGGTGCGGGGTGATTGCAGCCAATGCGCCTGGCGGCTTCCAGTCAGTATGCTCTACCCTGCATCTCATCAAAAAGGCGGTCAGGACAATCATAGTCCTGCCGCCTTTTTGCCATAA
- a CDS encoding CBS domain-containing protein, which produces MSLIASNPLSALLRSAPAVPAAYTCRETLRVMFQHPEAKCLVVCNPDHTPVGLLMCERFFLKVTGRSGMELFYRESVTRLMNRKPLAVDISTPPEHVLRSALERPEAMRNDCIIVTEEGVFAGVVYVSDLTREQH; this is translated from the coding sequence ATGAGCTTAATTGCTTCCAATCCATTATCCGCCTTGCTCCGCAGCGCCCCAGCCGTCCCCGCTGCCTATACCTGCCGTGAAACCCTCCGAGTGATGTTCCAGCACCCCGAAGCCAAATGCCTCGTTGTCTGCAATCCAGACCATACGCCGGTTGGTCTCTTGATGTGTGAACGCTTTTTTCTCAAGGTTACCGGACGTTCGGGTATGGAGCTGTTCTACCGGGAATCCGTAACCAGGCTCATGAACCGCAAACCGCTGGCTGTTGACATCTCTACCCCGCCGGAACACGTTCTGAGATCAGCCTTGGAACGTCCTGAAGCGATGAGGAACGACTGCATTATCGTTACGGAGGAAGGAGTTTTTGCCGGTGTGGTGTATGTTTCTGACCTGACACGGGAGCAGCATTAA
- a CDS encoding DL-endopeptidase inhibitor IseA family protein, whose translation MNKKMLLSSLALSLGLVSAGSGAFAASPAFGVEGVKAVAVSAPGKEGPATINNLTVKSVIPLLVHAKKLYTYTSRGGVTFQPETFQYKGTEYRYLSSDIGSRQQLMNYVKRAYTHNAAAFYVQTQFLEQNGRMAQVNTDIGNSMQYDKATARMVSKTATAAVFELSVPDQGTNQSVVVKLKKVSGYWRIDMSPDTLF comes from the coding sequence ATGAACAAAAAAATGCTGCTCAGCTCACTCGCTCTTTCACTGGGTCTGGTATCGGCGGGGAGCGGAGCGTTCGCGGCTTCGCCAGCTTTTGGAGTTGAAGGTGTAAAGGCGGTAGCGGTATCCGCACCGGGCAAGGAAGGTCCGGCAACGATTAACAATCTAACGGTGAAAAGTGTGATCCCGCTCCTGGTTCACGCCAAGAAGCTGTATACATATACCAGTCGCGGCGGCGTGACGTTCCAACCGGAAACGTTTCAATATAAAGGGACGGAGTACCGTTATCTCTCCAGTGATATTGGGAGCAGGCAGCAGCTGATGAATTACGTCAAACGCGCCTACACGCACAATGCCGCTGCGTTTTATGTGCAGACACAGTTTTTGGAGCAGAACGGAAGAATGGCGCAAGTGAACACCGATATAGGCAACTCAATGCAGTATGATAAGGCGACAGCACGTATGGTTTCGAAGACTGCAACCGCTGCTGTTTTTGAGTTAAGTGTGCCGGATCAAGGGACGAACCAAAGCGTAGTGGTGAAGCTGAAGAAAGTGAGCGGATATTGGAGAATTGACATGTCTCCGGATACGTTATTCTAA
- a CDS encoding alpha/beta hydrolase, whose protein sequence is MALIECKFYSDVLGLSTSMTVILPQQTTTQIGMSNVTKGELHPTLYLLHGLSDDDSIWLRRTSIERYVAQMGIAVVMPQVHRGFYTDMAEGGRYWTFISEELPALARSFFPLSPKREDTFVAGLSMGGYGAFKLGLRKPDTFAAAASLSGALDMVHHSLNWEDPTKKSPEYERIFGKHSIKDTPDDLLWLLKEADRAKGPKPLLYQCCGTEDFLYEDNQTFRKACAKTSLSLTYEEGPGEHEWGYWDTKIRDVLAWLPLEK, encoded by the coding sequence ATGGCTTTGATCGAATGCAAATTTTATTCGGATGTACTGGGACTGAGCACCTCCATGACGGTAATTCTGCCGCAGCAGACCACCACCCAGATTGGCATGAGCAATGTTACTAAAGGAGAACTGCACCCGACACTCTATTTGCTGCATGGCCTGTCGGATGACGACTCGATCTGGCTCCGCCGCACTTCTATTGAGCGCTATGTCGCACAAATGGGGATTGCGGTGGTGATGCCGCAGGTGCACCGGGGCTTTTATACGGATATGGCCGAGGGAGGCCGGTATTGGACCTTTATCAGTGAAGAGCTGCCTGCGCTGGCCCGTTCATTCTTCCCCCTGTCCCCCAAACGCGAGGATACCTTTGTGGCCGGGCTGTCGATGGGCGGCTATGGGGCGTTCAAGCTGGGACTGCGCAAGCCTGACACTTTTGCGGCGGCGGCAAGTCTGTCGGGAGCGCTCGATATGGTACACCATTCCTTGAACTGGGAGGACCCAACTAAGAAGAGTCCTGAGTACGAACGGATTTTTGGCAAACATAGCATAAAAGACACTCCGGATGATCTGCTGTGGCTGCTAAAAGAGGCCGACCGGGCCAAGGGGCCTAAACCGCTGCTCTACCAGTGCTGCGGAACGGAAGATTTCCTCTATGAGGACAACCAAACCTTCCGCAAGGCCTGTGCCAAGACATCGCTGTCCTTAACCTACGAGGAAGGTCCGGGCGAACATGAATGGGGTTATTGGGATACCAAAATACGTGATGTGCTGGCCTGGCTGCCGCTAGAAAAATAA